In Miscanthus floridulus cultivar M001 chromosome 5, ASM1932011v1, whole genome shotgun sequence, one genomic interval encodes:
- the LOC136452814 gene encoding probable mitochondrial-processing peptidase subunit beta, mitochondrial, whose protein sequence is MAALASAARLRRRLLPYLNRLLHSASTTAVSPSPSTSRFLRHASPVPRTPDHSPYLRFPAARVSTLPSGLRVVTQAYPAATRMASVGVWVDAGSRFELPGTNGTAHFLEHMAFKGTRRRPNAQALEVEIEDMGARLNAYTSREQTTFFADVQARHVPAALDVLSDILQHPRFPENAIQRERGVILREMEEVQGMMEEVIFDHLHAAAFQGHPLGDTILGPEENIRSISKKDLEQYISTHYTCPRMVVSAAGSVSHDEVVDQVKELFTEFSTDPTTADQLVEANPAIFTGSEVRVENAELPLAHVAIAFKGASWTDPSSIPLMVIQSILGSWYRSIGVGNCSGSSLARGISNANLAESLMAFNTNYRDTGIFGIYTIAPPDTLHDLSRLIMAEFRRLASQVSETEVARARNQLKSALLLHMDGSTAVSENNGRQMLTYGRVMPFLELFARIDAVDCATVMETAKEYIIDKDVALAGVGQLTNLPELSWFRWETCSDDDFTRRIFFFGNAK, encoded by the exons ATGGCCGCTCTCGCGTCAGCCGCCCGCTTGAGGCGCCGGCTCCTCCCCTACCTCAACCGCCTCCTCCActccgcctccaccaccgccgtctCCCCGTCGCCCTCCACCAGCCGCTTCCTCCGCCACGCCTCGCCGGTGCCCCGCACCCCTGACCACTCCCCGTACCTCCGGTTCCCCGCCGCGCGCGTCTCCACGCTCCCCTCGGGCCTCCGCGTCGTTACGCAGGCGTACCCGGCCGCCACACGGATGGCCTCCGTCGGCGTCTGGGTCGATGCGGGGAGCCGCTTCGAACTCCCTGGAACCAACGGGACCGCGCACTTCCTCGAACACATGGCCTTCAAGGGCACCCGGCGCCGGCCCAACGCGCAGGCGCTCGAGGTGGAGATCGAGGACATGGGCGCGCGCCTCAACGCGTATACCTCCCGCGAGCAGACCACCTTCTTTGCCGACGTGCAGGCGCGCCACGTTCCGGCGGCGCTAGACGTCCTCAGCGACATCCTACAGCACCCGCGATTCCCCGAAAATGCCATCCAGCGGGAACGCGGCGTCATCCTCCGTGAGATGGAGGAG GTGCAAGGGATGATGGAAGAGGTGATATTTGATCACTTGCATGCAGCAGCATTCCAAGGCCATCCACTAGGGGACACAATATTAGGTCCTGAAGAGAATATTAGGTCCATCTCTAAGAAAGACTTGGAACAGTATATCTCAACTCACTATACCTGTCCTCGAATG GTTGTATCTGCTGCTGGAAGTGTCAGTCACGATGAAGTTGTTGATCAGGTGAAAGAATTATTCACAGAATTCTCCACTGATCCAACTACTGCTGATCAGCTTGTCGAGGCGAACCCAGCTATTTTTACTGGATCTGAG GTTCGTGTAGAAAATGCAGAGTTGCCTCTAGCACATGTTGCAATAGCTTTCAAAGGCGCATCATGGACTGACCCTAGCTCCATTCCCCTTATGGTGATCCAAAGCATATTGGGATCCTGGTACAGGAGCATTGGGGTTGGGAACTGCTCAGG GTCTTCTTTAGCTCGTGGTATCAGCAATGCTAACTTAGCTGAGAGCCTCATGGCGTTCAATACTAACTATCGGGACACAGGAATATTTGGCATTTATACTATTGCTCCG CCTGACACCCTGCATGACTTGTCACGGTTAATAATGGCGGAGTTTAGAAGACTTGCATCCCAAGTGTCAGAAACAGAGGTTGCTCGTGCCCGCAATCAG CTGAAATCTGCTCTGTTACTTCACATGGATGGCTCCACCGCAGTTTCTGAGAATAATGGTCGCCAG ATGTTAACTTATGGGCGAGTCATGCCGTTCCTAGAGCTTTTTGCACGCATTGATGCTGTTGACTGTGCTACAGTAATGGAAACTGCCAAGGAGTACATAATTGATAAG